A region of Lycium barbarum isolate Lr01 chromosome 3, ASM1917538v2, whole genome shotgun sequence DNA encodes the following proteins:
- the LOC132630002 gene encoding uncharacterized protein LOC132630002 — protein MANIVNASPIAFTKYTSPSFSSINYQPIISSKITSEFLKNEVFGNAKRRVLLAPTLAYKKLNSEDIVDLNIVELNKENEVEKEDYSSTDETFLYSFNPLPLMFVAALPGAGTIKSLFGPFVELVKSFDLPDWLVHWGHPGNMAVVLFAMGGYGTYLGFRIRFSDDVEEKAKAKDLHPKLLGGMFFFFALGATGGITSLLTSDKPILESPHAVTGFIGLTLLTIQTILPTLFEGNPGLRNVHGILGSGIMTLFLVHAAFGLQLGLSY, from the exons ATGGCTAATATAGTGAATGCTTCACCAATTGCATTCACAAAATACACATCTCCTTCTTTTTCTTCTATTAATTACCAACCAATTATTTCTTCCAAAATTACCTCTGAATTTTTGAAAAATGAAGTGTTTGGTAATGCAAAAAGAAGGGTTCTTTTAGCTCCTACCTTAGCTTACAAGAAGTTGAATTCTGAAGACATTGTTGATTTAAACATAGTTGAATTAAATAAAGAAAATGAAGTGGAAAAAGAGGATTATTCTTCTACTGATGAGacatttttgtattcattcaatccTTTGCCATTGATGTTTGTTGCTGCTCTTCCAGGAG CTGGAACTATAAAGTCTCTGTTTGGACCTTTTGTTGAGCTTGTAAAATCGTTCGACCTACCTGATTGGCTTGTGCATTGGGGTCATCCTGGTAACATG GCTGTTGTGCTCTTTGCTATGGGCGGATATGGGACTTACCTTGGTTTTCGGATACGCTTTTCCGATGATGTG GAAGAAAAGGCAAAAGCCAAAGATTTGCATCCAAAACTTCTAGGAGGAATGTTCTTCTTCTTTGCTCTTGGAGCTACTGGTGGAATAACATCACTGCTTACTTCAGATAAGCCTATTCTTGAAAG TCCTCATGCTGTCACAGGTTTTATTGGCCTTACTCTTTTGACTATACAGACCATTTTGCCTACACTTTTCGAG GGAAATCCCGGATTGAGGAATGTTCACGGCATATTGGGTAGTGGCATAATGACTTTGTTTCTCGTTCACGCGGCCTTTGGGCTTCAGCTGGGCCTAAGTTACTAG
- the LOC132630003 gene encoding protein PTST homolog 3, chloroplastic isoform X1 — protein MLQNSFHFKNFFVMATLFHFPTSHKLFFSPTPSLCIHHNHHHFLLIYPSKPAICASIKKPRASRKVKSNVDLCNDIREFLSSVGLPEDHVPTMKELSQHGRQDLANIVRRRGYKLVKELLLTSKQLTYDCSGEDGLVEKSEDEPSDGKITDMAYDVSLPSEASAADDYTNDANNDIILNSDEQNSGDQEPLGYSSLEEKVANFIQNGELDGGEDSGFEIFQGGEQVEGSVEGQNVVETESTTPTEHIDLVYDGNGAEIFNGNSMAQSTQHVKYPSMQTSPMRNDSLSTEGRNSADTEPHKMEIEAETNSLKFMLHQRELELTHLKQQIEEEKRKLSILQIKAETEIRDAQRLITEKDAELNAVEDSLSGLKEVEVQYRADGEHVEVAGSFNGWHHKVKMDLQESSDPIGKDIQASSDIIDPTGMREPRLWKTVLWLYPGIYEEKISMAKRLLSRKQRTIIASVSSLVKSKNRWRSRDQIKFIVDNHWTTDPQRESVTRGSIHNNVLRVDR, from the exons ATGCTTCAAAACTCATTTCATTTCAAGAACTTCTTTGTAATGGCTACTCTCTTTCATTTCCCTACTTCACATAAACTCTTCTTTTCTCCTACCCCATCTCTTTGTATACACCACAATCATCATCATTTCCTTCTAATTTACCCTTCAAAACCAGCTATTTGTGCTTCTATTAAAAAACCAAG GGCAAGCCGGAAGGTGAAAAGCAATGTTGATCTTTGCAATGACATCAGAGAATTTTTATCTTCTGTTGGACTTCCTGAGGATCACGTACCCACCATGAAGGAGCTGTCACAGCACGGAAG GCAAGACCTTGCAAACATTGTTAGAAGAAGAGGATACAAACTTGTCAAAGAGCTTCTTTTAACTTCCAAACAACTAACCTATGACTGCAGTGGAGAGGATGGGCTTGTTGAGAAAAGTGAAGACGAACCCTCCG ATGGGAAGATAACAGACATGGCTTATGATGTTTCCTTGCCAAGTGAAGCTTCTGCAGCAGATGACTACACGAATGATGCAAACAATGATATAATTCTGAATTCTGATGAGCAAAATTCTGGTGATCAAGAACCCTTGGGCTATTCCTCCTTGGAGGAAAAGGTGGCCAATTTTATTCAGAATGGAGAACTGGATGGTGGAGAGG ATAGCGGCTTTGAAATTTTTCAAGGAGGTGAGCAAGTGGAGGGATCTGTTGAAGGACAGAATGTTGTAGAAACAGAATCTACTACTCCTACGGAGCATATAGATCTTGTTTATGACGGTAATGGTGCTGAGATATTTAATGGAAATTCCATGGCACAGTCCACCCAGCATGTCAAATATCCTAGTATGCAGACTTCTCCGATGAG GAATGATAGCCTGTCAACTGAAGGGAGAAATAGTGCTGATACTGAG CCCCACAAAATGGAGATTGAAGCTGAAACTAATAGTCTCAAGTTCATGCTG CATCAGAGGGAGCTGGAGTTAACTCACTTGAAGCAGCAGATTGAAGAGGAAAAG CGAAAACTGTCTATTTTGCAAATCAAAGCTGAAACAGAAATCAGAGATGCACAAAGACTTATTACAGAAAAAGATGCTGAGCTAAACGCTGTTGAAGATAGCCTTTCAGGACTGAAGGAG GTTGAAGTTCAATACCGGGCAGATGGAGAACATGTTGAGGTGGCTGGCAGCTTCAATGGGTGGCATCACAAAGTAAAAATGGATCTACAAGAATCATCAGATCCCATTGGCAAAGATATACAAGCATCATCAGATATCATAGATCCCACTGGCATGAG GGAACCTCGACTTTGGAAAACCGTGTTATGGCTGTATCCAGGGATATATGAG gaaaaaatttctatggccaaacggctCCTAAGTCGGAAGCAAAGAACAATCATTGCAAGTGTATCCAGTTTAGTTAAGTCCAAAAACAGATGGAGATCCAGGGACCAG ATAAAATTTATCGTTGATAACCACTGGACAACTGATCCTCAAAGAGAGTCTGTGACGAGAGGTTCAATACACAACAATGTACTGCGAGTTGATAGATGA
- the LOC132630003 gene encoding protein PTST homolog 3, chloroplastic isoform X2, which translates to MLQNSFHFKNFFVMATLFHFPTSHKLFFSPTPSLCIHHNHHHFLLIYPSKPAICASIKKPRASRKVKSNVDLCNDIREFLSSVGLPEDHVPTMKELSQHGRQDLANIVRRRGYKLVKELLLTSKQLTYDCSGEDGLVEKSEDEPSDGKITDMAYDVSLPSEASAADDYTNDANNDIILNSDEQNSGDQEPLGYSSLEEKVANFIQNGELDGGEDSGFEIFQGGEQVEGSVEGQNVVETESTTPTEHIDLVYDGNGAEIFNGNSMAQSTQHVKYPSMQTSPMRNDSLSTEGRNSADTERELELTHLKQQIEEEKRKLSILQIKAETEIRDAQRLITEKDAELNAVEDSLSGLKEVEVQYRADGEHVEVAGSFNGWHHKVKMDLQESSDPIGKDIQASSDIIDPTGMREPRLWKTVLWLYPGIYEEKISMAKRLLSRKQRTIIASVSSLVKSKNRWRSRDQIKFIVDNHWTTDPQRESVTRGSIHNNVLRVDR; encoded by the exons ATGCTTCAAAACTCATTTCATTTCAAGAACTTCTTTGTAATGGCTACTCTCTTTCATTTCCCTACTTCACATAAACTCTTCTTTTCTCCTACCCCATCTCTTTGTATACACCACAATCATCATCATTTCCTTCTAATTTACCCTTCAAAACCAGCTATTTGTGCTTCTATTAAAAAACCAAG GGCAAGCCGGAAGGTGAAAAGCAATGTTGATCTTTGCAATGACATCAGAGAATTTTTATCTTCTGTTGGACTTCCTGAGGATCACGTACCCACCATGAAGGAGCTGTCACAGCACGGAAG GCAAGACCTTGCAAACATTGTTAGAAGAAGAGGATACAAACTTGTCAAAGAGCTTCTTTTAACTTCCAAACAACTAACCTATGACTGCAGTGGAGAGGATGGGCTTGTTGAGAAAAGTGAAGACGAACCCTCCG ATGGGAAGATAACAGACATGGCTTATGATGTTTCCTTGCCAAGTGAAGCTTCTGCAGCAGATGACTACACGAATGATGCAAACAATGATATAATTCTGAATTCTGATGAGCAAAATTCTGGTGATCAAGAACCCTTGGGCTATTCCTCCTTGGAGGAAAAGGTGGCCAATTTTATTCAGAATGGAGAACTGGATGGTGGAGAGG ATAGCGGCTTTGAAATTTTTCAAGGAGGTGAGCAAGTGGAGGGATCTGTTGAAGGACAGAATGTTGTAGAAACAGAATCTACTACTCCTACGGAGCATATAGATCTTGTTTATGACGGTAATGGTGCTGAGATATTTAATGGAAATTCCATGGCACAGTCCACCCAGCATGTCAAATATCCTAGTATGCAGACTTCTCCGATGAG GAATGATAGCCTGTCAACTGAAGGGAGAAATAGTGCTGATACTGAG AGGGAGCTGGAGTTAACTCACTTGAAGCAGCAGATTGAAGAGGAAAAG CGAAAACTGTCTATTTTGCAAATCAAAGCTGAAACAGAAATCAGAGATGCACAAAGACTTATTACAGAAAAAGATGCTGAGCTAAACGCTGTTGAAGATAGCCTTTCAGGACTGAAGGAG GTTGAAGTTCAATACCGGGCAGATGGAGAACATGTTGAGGTGGCTGGCAGCTTCAATGGGTGGCATCACAAAGTAAAAATGGATCTACAAGAATCATCAGATCCCATTGGCAAAGATATACAAGCATCATCAGATATCATAGATCCCACTGGCATGAG GGAACCTCGACTTTGGAAAACCGTGTTATGGCTGTATCCAGGGATATATGAG gaaaaaatttctatggccaaacggctCCTAAGTCGGAAGCAAAGAACAATCATTGCAAGTGTATCCAGTTTAGTTAAGTCCAAAAACAGATGGAGATCCAGGGACCAG ATAAAATTTATCGTTGATAACCACTGGACAACTGATCCTCAAAGAGAGTCTGTGACGAGAGGTTCAATACACAACAATGTACTGCGAGTTGATAGATGA
- the LOC132630003 gene encoding protein PTST homolog 3, chloroplastic isoform X3, with protein MLQNSFHFKNFFVMATLFHFPTSHKLFFSPTPSLCIHHNHHHFLLIYPSKPAICASIKKPRASRKVKSNVDLCNDIREFLSSVGLPEDHVPTMKELSQHGRQDLANIVRRRGYKLVKELLLTSKQLTYDCSGEDGLVEKSEDEPSDGKITDMAYDVSLPSEASAADDYTNDANNDIILNSDEQNSGDQEPLGYSSLEEKVANFIQNGELDGGEDSGFEIFQGGEQVEGSVEGQNVVETESTTPTEHIDLVYDGNGAEIFNGNSMAQSTQHVKYPSMQTSPMRNDSLSTEGRNSADTEPHKMEIEAETNSLKFMLHQRELELTHLKQQIEEEKRKLSILQIKAETEIRDAQRLITEKDAELNAVEDSLSGLKEVEVQYRADGEHVEVAGSFNGWHHKVKMDLQESSDPIGKDIQASSDIIDPTGMREPRLWKTVLWLYPGIYEIKFIVDNHWTTDPQRESVTRGSIHNNVLRVDR; from the exons ATGCTTCAAAACTCATTTCATTTCAAGAACTTCTTTGTAATGGCTACTCTCTTTCATTTCCCTACTTCACATAAACTCTTCTTTTCTCCTACCCCATCTCTTTGTATACACCACAATCATCATCATTTCCTTCTAATTTACCCTTCAAAACCAGCTATTTGTGCTTCTATTAAAAAACCAAG GGCAAGCCGGAAGGTGAAAAGCAATGTTGATCTTTGCAATGACATCAGAGAATTTTTATCTTCTGTTGGACTTCCTGAGGATCACGTACCCACCATGAAGGAGCTGTCACAGCACGGAAG GCAAGACCTTGCAAACATTGTTAGAAGAAGAGGATACAAACTTGTCAAAGAGCTTCTTTTAACTTCCAAACAACTAACCTATGACTGCAGTGGAGAGGATGGGCTTGTTGAGAAAAGTGAAGACGAACCCTCCG ATGGGAAGATAACAGACATGGCTTATGATGTTTCCTTGCCAAGTGAAGCTTCTGCAGCAGATGACTACACGAATGATGCAAACAATGATATAATTCTGAATTCTGATGAGCAAAATTCTGGTGATCAAGAACCCTTGGGCTATTCCTCCTTGGAGGAAAAGGTGGCCAATTTTATTCAGAATGGAGAACTGGATGGTGGAGAGG ATAGCGGCTTTGAAATTTTTCAAGGAGGTGAGCAAGTGGAGGGATCTGTTGAAGGACAGAATGTTGTAGAAACAGAATCTACTACTCCTACGGAGCATATAGATCTTGTTTATGACGGTAATGGTGCTGAGATATTTAATGGAAATTCCATGGCACAGTCCACCCAGCATGTCAAATATCCTAGTATGCAGACTTCTCCGATGAG GAATGATAGCCTGTCAACTGAAGGGAGAAATAGTGCTGATACTGAG CCCCACAAAATGGAGATTGAAGCTGAAACTAATAGTCTCAAGTTCATGCTG CATCAGAGGGAGCTGGAGTTAACTCACTTGAAGCAGCAGATTGAAGAGGAAAAG CGAAAACTGTCTATTTTGCAAATCAAAGCTGAAACAGAAATCAGAGATGCACAAAGACTTATTACAGAAAAAGATGCTGAGCTAAACGCTGTTGAAGATAGCCTTTCAGGACTGAAGGAG GTTGAAGTTCAATACCGGGCAGATGGAGAACATGTTGAGGTGGCTGGCAGCTTCAATGGGTGGCATCACAAAGTAAAAATGGATCTACAAGAATCATCAGATCCCATTGGCAAAGATATACAAGCATCATCAGATATCATAGATCCCACTGGCATGAG GGAACCTCGACTTTGGAAAACCGTGTTATGGCTGTATCCAGGGATATATGAG ATAAAATTTATCGTTGATAACCACTGGACAACTGATCCTCAAAGAGAGTCTGTGACGAGAGGTTCAATACACAACAATGTACTGCGAGTTGATAGATGA